A region from the Paraburkholderia youngii genome encodes:
- a CDS encoding HAD-IA family hydrolase, translated as MRTPISRRRRPDIASGKPVWLFDLDNTLHRASHAIFPAINRGMTQYIIDALQVDIDEANRLRTGYTLRYGAALLGLTRHHPLDAHDFLKVVHTFPDLGSMIRHERGVARLVAALPGRKIVLTNAPECYARAVLAELRIERLFERVIAIEHMRDRRQWRAKPDHAMLRRAMRDAHVSLKDAILVEDTRSHLKNYRRLGIRTVWITGHLPRKPHADGVPMRLPGTGRPHYVDRSIRSLKSLRLGTRAVRWKGRKPGQ; from the coding sequence ATGCGCACCCCCATTTCGCGGCGCCGCCGTCCTGACATCGCGAGCGGCAAGCCAGTCTGGCTGTTCGATCTCGATAACACGCTGCATCGCGCGTCGCATGCCATTTTTCCCGCGATCAATCGCGGCATGACCCAGTACATCATCGACGCGCTGCAAGTCGACATCGACGAAGCCAACCGTCTGCGCACCGGCTACACGCTGCGCTACGGCGCGGCACTGCTCGGGCTCACGCGCCACCATCCGCTCGACGCGCACGACTTCCTGAAGGTCGTGCACACGTTCCCCGACCTCGGCTCGATGATCCGCCACGAGCGCGGCGTCGCGCGGCTGGTCGCGGCACTGCCGGGCCGCAAGATCGTGCTGACCAATGCGCCCGAATGCTACGCGCGCGCGGTGCTCGCCGAGTTGCGCATCGAGCGGCTGTTCGAGCGCGTGATCGCGATCGAGCACATGCGCGATCGCCGCCAATGGCGCGCGAAGCCCGATCACGCAATGCTGCGCCGCGCGATGCGCGACGCGCACGTGTCGCTGAAAGACGCGATCCTCGTCGAGGACACGCGCTCGCACCTGAAGAACTATCGGCGGCTCGGCATCCGCACCGTGTGGATCACCGGGCACCTGCCGCGCAAGCCGCACGCGGACGGCGTACCGATGCGACTGCCGGGCACCGGCCGGCCGCATTATGTCGACCGCAGCATTCGTTCGCTAAAATCGCTACGACTGGGCACGCGCGCGGTTCGATGGAAGGGACGCAAGCCGGGACAGTAG
- the slmA gene encoding nucleoid occlusion factor SlmA has protein sequence MQPIDKPDEASAASSAATRATRPKPGERRVHILQTLASMLEAPKSEKVTTAALAARLGVSEAALYRHFASKAQMFEGLIEFIEQTLFGLINQITGHESNGVLQARSIALMLLNFPAKNPGMTRVLTCEALVGEHERLTERVNQMLERVEASLKQCLRLAQTEALARADNHATDTADPQTAPQSTALPAGYDPAIRASLLVSYVIGRWHRYVRSGFARPPAEHADEQLLLILQ, from the coding sequence ATGCAGCCGATCGACAAGCCTGACGAAGCCTCAGCGGCATCCTCCGCCGCGACACGCGCAACGCGTCCGAAGCCGGGCGAGCGTCGCGTGCACATCCTGCAGACGCTCGCCAGCATGCTAGAGGCGCCGAAAAGCGAAAAGGTCACCACGGCCGCGCTCGCCGCCCGGCTCGGTGTGTCGGAAGCCGCGCTGTATCGTCATTTCGCCAGCAAGGCGCAGATGTTCGAAGGGCTGATTGAGTTCATCGAGCAGACGCTGTTCGGCCTCATCAACCAGATCACCGGTCACGAAAGCAACGGCGTGCTGCAGGCGCGCTCGATCGCGCTGATGCTGCTCAACTTCCCCGCGAAAAATCCCGGCATGACGCGGGTGCTGACCTGCGAGGCGCTGGTCGGCGAGCACGAACGGCTGACCGAGCGCGTGAACCAGATGCTCGAGCGGGTCGAGGCATCGCTGAAGCAGTGCTTGCGGCTCGCGCAGACCGAAGCGCTTGCCCGTGCTGATAACCACGCCACGGACACCGCCGACCCGCAGACCGCGCCGCAATCCACCGCACTGCCCGCCGGCTACGATCCCGCGATTCGCGCGAGCCTGCTGGTGAGCTACGTGATCGGCCGCTGGCATCGCTATGTGCGCAGCGGTTTCGCGCGGCCGCCCGCCGAACACGCGGACGAGCAACTGCTGCTGATTCTTCAGTAG